The Arctopsyche grandis isolate Sample6627 chromosome 12, ASM5162203v2, whole genome shotgun sequence genome includes the window TTAAAGCGCAAAAACAAGAAGTGCGTTCCGgcacttttaaaaaaaaaaccctgtgcatatatacatatgtatgtatgtacatatgtatagattttaAAGATAAACTATATTTTTCTGTTTCACAAATAAAagtgtttattaaattaaccaACTTAATTTATCTGAGTAAACATATTGCAATTTAAAGGTGacatggtatatatgtatatgtaatacatatgtgcatatgcatattcgcgatttatttttaattaaacggcGAAAGATATTCCAACCTTGCAATTTGATGTGGTGAAGTTTTCACAAAGCTCCttattaaatgtttttgaatCGACGTGCAAGCTTTGAAGACGCCACCTTTGTCTAGGTTCAAACACCATCAAATGAATTTTAAGTATGCAATTGAATTGCAAGTCCGATAGTGAAAATAAATGCTTTCGCTCTTTTCATCTAATCAAATACACCACGGAGACATTTTCTATGTAAATTCCTTTGaagatatttgtttttaatgtttaaGCACGTTCCGATCGAATTAATTTTGGCTAAAAAttcctatttatatttttacggtGAAAATATTGGTAAACAACAAAATAACATACAAAGAATATGAATTTTGTCAAGTGTAAATAAATAGCTGGCGGTGAAATATTTGCCAACTCTCACGCACTCGAAACAGAAGGGGTGAACTCACACACTACAGGAGAGGTGGCAAAAGGGAATACAGAAAAAACAAAACACGGGAAAGTGGAACGAACGAAAGGGTTCGAGAGAGGCAACCTCGGCGAAACTTGCCACATGCACAAAGTTCGaacaataaattttgtataccagCAGCCGTCGGGCAGCGGTCTCAAGGAGCACACGAATACATAAATCAACGGCCCAAAAAGGAGCCACAGCGACCCCCCTTTTCCTCCCCATTTGGGAGTGGAATGGTAGGAAGCGACCAAAAAACCGGTGATCCAACCCAAGAAAGGACCCGACCTTCTGCGTTCGCCTGCAAGAACCGTCACTAATAACAGTTTTTCTTAATAGGGACCACAAACAAACTGAACGACCTGACATTTTGCACGAGCTCGCGTACAAGCCGTACAGCATAAAGAAAATGTCAATATTTCCATCCCTTGACATTATCTTGATAGGCGGCACCGGAAAATAATTTCTAACTATTATTACACCCTTAAACTCTTGTATATTGATTAAATCATTACAAATAACGTAAAACGTTACAATGCAACCATTTCATTTCATGTACTATTGTGTTACTTAtcctttcaaatatttatttattagcccttcctttaattttttttattataagctatattattttatatttatggcgtttataaaatattattatcttttATGAGATGTAAAATGACAACAAatctttgaaaataaatataaaatgtctaCAACACCAAAAAATCGTTTATGGCCAAAACTCAGTTTGACAGTTGCTATGGAGCCTGCTGCCGCCGAAAAGCTTGCTACAACAGTAAAATCCAAAATAAGACTGGTAAATCCTATAAATctcattttgaaatttgattgtataatgaaactttcatataaatttagatCCTTCAATTGAAACAAATATTGTATTTCTTATAAAACTTTTTAGGAAACGACCAGAGAAATCTTAAAAATGTCATTCAAAGATGCAAAAACAAAATTACCAGAAGAGTCGTTGATCTTAATTAATGAAGTTTTAAGATCGTTAGTTTTGGAAGCAGCATTGAGAGCTGCAAAACAAACCATGCGAGATCACCGCACAGCTGTCGAGCTcgaacaaattgaaaaaatattaccaCAATTGGTTAGATTTAATTTATGTTCTTTCAATGGTTTGCTTTATCTACACTATACTAATCTgcattatgtatttacagatgTTGGATTTTCCATGAATGTGATCCATATTATGAGATGTAAAACGTACATAACTAATGATACTTTTCTTCTACGGCAACCGA containing:
- the LOC143920182 gene encoding centromere protein X-like, which codes for MEPAAAEKLATTVKSKIRLETTREILKMSFKDAKTKLPEESLILINEVLRSLVLEAALRAAKQTMRDHRTAVELEQIEKILPQLMLDFP